From a single Lentisphaera profundi genomic region:
- a CDS encoding sulfatase, whose product MNIFKILVGLIVSVSSLWAEQASAPNVVMILSDDQGYADYSFMGHEFIATPRIDKLASASLVYERGYVTTAVCCPSISTMLTGLYPHQHGTTGNDPIKGVNRKAWIDKFRNSPQLPRLLGEAGYLSMHTGKYWHGDPAVSGFTDSMGLTQRHGSEYSLSIGRKTMQPIYDFIQKSQDQKKPFFVWFAPFMPHTPHTPPERLEKKYQKLGAKNQSKYYAMCEWFDESCGELLDHLDEKGLTENTVIVYICDNGWGSMGSGSVKASPHELGVRTPIMIKWPGKVSAQLDKVNMASNIDLVPTILAACGVEIPKVLPGINLLDIDAVGARKNLFLECFTHDMLAIDQPEAGLRARSYVDKQWKLTVWRKPHTLLDLKGWQKETPQEEIQLFNIKDDPMQKNNLAAQHPEKVGDLMKELNRWWNPGPVKNSVQKTQ is encoded by the coding sequence ATGAATATATTTAAGATTTTGGTAGGCTTGATCGTAAGTGTCAGTAGTTTGTGGGCTGAGCAAGCCAGCGCACCCAATGTGGTGATGATCCTCAGTGATGATCAGGGCTACGCTGATTACAGCTTCATGGGTCACGAATTCATTGCAACTCCCCGCATTGATAAACTAGCTTCAGCGAGCCTAGTCTATGAGCGAGGTTACGTAACGACCGCAGTTTGTTGTCCGTCAATTTCCACCATGCTCACAGGTCTTTACCCTCACCAACACGGGACTACCGGCAACGACCCTATAAAAGGAGTGAATCGTAAAGCCTGGATAGATAAATTTCGTAATTCACCACAACTACCGCGACTCTTAGGTGAGGCCGGCTACCTTTCAATGCATACCGGAAAATACTGGCATGGTGATCCCGCAGTCTCAGGTTTTACTGATAGCATGGGCTTGACTCAACGTCACGGTTCGGAATATTCGCTCAGTATTGGACGCAAGACGATGCAGCCCATTTACGACTTCATCCAGAAATCTCAAGATCAGAAAAAACCTTTTTTTGTCTGGTTTGCCCCATTTATGCCTCATACGCCTCACACTCCCCCTGAACGTTTAGAAAAAAAATATCAGAAGCTCGGAGCTAAGAATCAATCGAAATATTACGCTATGTGCGAATGGTTTGACGAAAGTTGCGGAGAGCTTCTTGATCACCTCGATGAAAAGGGGCTGACAGAGAATACTGTCATCGTGTATATTTGTGATAATGGTTGGGGAAGTATGGGTTCAGGTTCGGTAAAGGCATCTCCCCATGAACTCGGTGTTCGGACTCCCATTATGATCAAATGGCCAGGCAAAGTTTCTGCTCAGCTCGATAAAGTCAATATGGCTAGTAACATCGACCTCGTACCGACAATTTTGGCCGCCTGTGGGGTGGAGATTCCCAAAGTATTACCAGGAATCAACTTGTTGGATATTGATGCGGTGGGCGCACGTAAGAATTTATTTCTCGAATGCTTCACTCACGATATGCTTGCTATAGATCAGCCCGAGGCGGGACTGCGAGCGCGTTCCTATGTGGACAAGCAATGGAAACTGACCGTTTGGCGCAAACCCCATACCTTGCTAGATCTGAAGGGATGGCAGAAGGAGACTCCTCAGGAGGAGATCCAACTCTTCAATATCAAGGATGACCCGATGCAGAAAAACAATCTTGCTGCACAGCACCCAGAGAAAGTAGGGGACTTGATGAAAGAACTCAATCGCTGGTGGAATCCTGGCCCCGTCAAAAATTCTGTGCAGAAAACTCAATAA